A window of Zingiber officinale cultivar Zhangliang chromosome 5A, Zo_v1.1, whole genome shotgun sequence contains these coding sequences:
- the LOC121979644 gene encoding uncharacterized protein LOC121979644, whose amino-acid sequence MASSTAPEGSGSGSVSVSQASQDCEVLKRKSNDVGWVYGMLIDAKNLDKVKCILCGKVMSGGVYRIKEHVAHIMGNVSACPKSSKDDQAKCRNAINEGKMKKRNKKIEEESLRSDVNIRKDIDVDEFQESFGTMKPSRTLGPMDKFSSVINPQTSLNLAKSKREQNINDALFKERTSLVKEYVCRWAYEAGVSFNAVDRDSFKVMMEAVGQFGPGFKPPTRYEMSEPYLKKEVDRIKGLLKTNEEEWKLNGCSIMTDAWSDRKRRSIMNLCVNSRLGTVFLSSKESSDETHTSQLIYEYVEKYIQQVGPENVVQIVTDNASNNMGAAKLLKEKRPSIFWTSCATHSINLMLESIASIPRFKKVIDQAKALTISIYAHHKTLALMRSYTKKRDIVRPGVTRFALAFLTLQSIFEKKSQLRAMFTSTDWEECKFSKSVKGKTSYTTMLSIGFWTGVSLCLKVFAPLVKVLRIVDADKKPSMGFVYGELLQAKKDIKNALSNVPKNYQHIIDIIDAKMKDRLDSPLHLMAYLLNPFYHYKDPLLYLDQTVSIGVIDCMDVIFLGDIDMQNIILSEELPMYKKKESIFGKPIAVKACSLNDDKFDPANWWSTFGALTPNL is encoded by the exons ATGGCATCTTCAACTGCTCCCGAGGGTTCAGGTTCGGGCTCGGTTAGTGTTTCTCAAGCTTCTCAAGATTGTGAAGTACTAAAACGAAAATCGAATGATGTTGGATGGGTGTATGGGATGTTAATTGATGCAAAGAACTTGGACAAAGTCAAATGTATTTTATGTGGGAAAGTTATGTCTGGAGGAGTTTACAGAATAAAAGAACATGTAGCGCACATAATGGGAAATGTGTCTGCATGTCCAAAGTCTTCAAAAGATGATCAAGCTAAGTGTAGGAATGCAATTAATGAGGGAAAgatgaagaagagaaataagaaaaTTGAAGAGGAATCTTTAAGATCAGATGTGAATATTCGAAAAGACATTGATGTGGATGAATTTCAAGAGTCTTTTGGAACCATGAAGCCATCACGTACCCTTGGTCCTATGGATAAGTTTTCAAGTGTCATTAACCCCCAGACTTCTTTGAACTTAGCAAAGAGCAAGCGGGAACAAAACATCAATGATGCTCTTTTCAAAGAAAGAACAAGTTTGGTTAAAGAATATGTTTGTAGATGGGCATATGAAGCTGGTGTTTCTTTTAATGCTGTTGATAGAGATAGCTTTAAGGTGATGATGGAGGCGGTTGGTCAATTTGGGCCAGGGTTTAAACCTCCTACTAGATATGAAATGAGCGAGCCGTATTTGAAGAAAGAGGTTGACAGGATTAAAGGCTTACTGaagacaaatgaagaagaatgGAAATTGAATGGGTGCTCAATTATGACAGATGCTTGGAGTGACAGAAAAAGGAGGTCAATTATGAACTTGTGTGTCAATTCTAGATTAGGCACCGTTTTTCTTTCCTCTAAAGAATCTTCAGATGAAACTCATACAAGTCAACTAATTTATGAGTATGTAGAGAAATACATTCAACAGGTTGGTCCAGAAAATGTTGTTCAAATAGTAACTGATAATGCCTCAAATAACATGGGAGCTGCAAAGTTATTGAAGGAGAAGAGGCCATCAATCTTTTGGACCTCATGTGCTACTCATTCTATAAATCTTATGCTTGAAAGCATTGCAAGTATACCGAGGTTCAAGAAAGTCATTGATCAAGCCAAGGCATTAACTATATCTAtttatgctcaccataagacCTTGGCATTGATGAGATcatatacaaagaagagagatatTGTGAGACCAGGGGTGActagatttgctttagcatttctaACTTTGCAAAGTATATTTGAGAAAAAAAGTCAATTAAGGGCAATGTTTACTAGCACTGATTGGGAAGAATGCAAATTTTCCAAGAGTGTTAAAGGGAAAACATCTTACACAACAATGTTGAGTATTGGATTTTGGACTGGTGTGTCATTGTGCTTGAAGGTTTTTGCACCTTTGGTGAAGGTGCTTCGAATTGTTGATGCCGATAAGAAACCATCTATGGGTTTTGTGTATGGTGAGCTTCTGCAAGCTAAGAAAGATATTAAGAATGCTCTAAGTAATGTTCCAAAAAACTATCAGCATATTATTGATATTATTGATGCAAAGATGAAAGATAGGCTAGATAGTCCACTGCATTTGATGGCTTATTTGTTGAATCCTTTTTATCATTATAAGGATCCACTTCTTTATTTAGATCAAACTGTCTCAATTGGGGTCATTGATTGTATGGATGTTATCTTTTTGGGGGATATTGATATGCAAAATATCATTTTGAGTGAGGAGTTACCCATGTATAAGAAAAAGGAGTCTATCTTTGGGAAACCCATTGCAGTAAAAGCATGTTCATTGAATGATGACAAGTTTGATCCag CAAATTGGTGGTCGACTTTTGGTGCATTGACTCCTAACTTGTAG
- the LOC121979643 gene encoding uncharacterized protein LOC121979643, protein MKILSLTTSSSGCERNWSTFEGVHTKKRNRLDTHRLNNLVFVQFNAKLMNKKNREKERNIEVLLASDASSAQDWIVDGADDEVEHDTGMTWKVVSDAMGADEALRPRRSNRLRELDEDDFQSESEEEVSVYEFDFESDEEHVIEEYGEGEELS, encoded by the exons ATGAAGATCCTCTCTTTAACTACTAGTTCATcggggtgtgaaagaaattggagtacatttgaaggG gtgcatacaaagaaaaggaatAGACTAGATACACATCGATTAAATAATCTAGTCTTTGTTCAATTCAATGCAAAACTGATGAACAAGAAAAATAGGGAGAAAGAGAGGAATATTGAGGTTCTTCTAGCAAGTGATGCAAGTTCTGCACAAGATTGGATTGTTGATGGGgctgatgatgaagttgaacacGACACGGGCATGACTTGGAAAGTTGTTAGTGATGCTATGGGAGCAGATGAAGCGCTTAGGCCTAGAAGAAGTAATAGACTTAGAGAACTTGATGAGGATGACTTTCAATCCGAGAGTGAGGAGGAAGTGAGTGTGTATGAGTTTGATTTTGAATCAGACGAAGAGCATGTCATAGAAGAAtatggagaaggagaggaattGTCCTAA